The following coding sequences lie in one Rutidosis leptorrhynchoides isolate AG116_Rl617_1_P2 chromosome 4, CSIRO_AGI_Rlap_v1, whole genome shotgun sequence genomic window:
- the LOC139841548 gene encoding uncharacterized protein: MSINSSTNLITAEDTNSPNNPLFLHQHDHPGLILISKKLTGSENYSNWRRSMTIALNAKNKLQIVTGDYTEPSEDSRNKALWYRTNDMIISWILNTISDQIGNSLSFVNSATALCKELQENYS, encoded by the coding sequence ATGTCAATTAACTCTTCTACAAATCTGATCACTGCTGAAGACACTAATTCTCCTAATAATCCTCTCTTTCTTCATCAACATGATCATCCAGGTCTGATTCTCATCTCGAAGAAGTTAACTGGTTCAGAAAACTATAGTAACTGGAGAAGATCGATGACTATTGCTCTCAATGCAAAGAACAAACTGCAAATTGTGACTGGAGACTACACTGAACCATCTGAAGAttcaagaaacaaagcactctggTATCGTACAAATGACATGATCATCTCTTGGATTCTTAACACCATATCTGATCAAATAGGTAACTCTTTAAGCTTTGTGAATTCTGCTACTGCTTTGTGTAAGGAACTACAAGAGAATTATTCTTAA